The genomic stretch ACTTATGCTTTTGTCTTTTGTCATCACATTCAGGAAAAAGTTACGGGGCCTCATCGAGACCAGATACGTTCATCTATCACCTGAGGAGGTCTCTCTGCTGTGTCCTCTCAAAGAAGACATCATACAGCTCAAGCTCACGTGTCACGGCGGAGCCGCAGTAACAGCTTACCTGATCGGCAACGATCCGATGCTGTTCGAGCTGATAGGCGAACGTTTGTTTCCAACTGTGTACGCCCTGTGGCGTGTCCCATCTCTTCTTCCGCACATCACCACGTGGACGAACGTCTTCGAAAGACTCGCTGGAGGGGCTGACCTTATGGCACCCGGGATAGTCAGGTCTGTTTTTCACGTATCAGTATCGGGAGTAGCACAGGGGAGAACATTTATGTTTACGACGATGATTGTATGTTTATAAAGAACCCTCGATAACGTCCCGTCCGCTTATAGCGATGAAAGCGACATCCGGTTGCTGTATCGTACTATGCGAGGCAGCGAAAATTTTGCGCGTTCATTCTGTGGTCAAGAGTGCGAAAATTGCAAGAATCACAGATGAATCTACAAAAATGATACACGCCCCCTAGATGCGTAAATTGTGCACTAGTGTCGGTCTTCGTTGCTGTTACGGAAGTAACTGCAAATGTGAGAAACTGGATTGAGAAACTCATTACTGCTATTGTGACCAAACAGAAGCTGTCTCGACGGAGCAAAGACTGGGGACCCCGTCGCCATACGGCTCACCAGCTCCGGCGACTCTGCCGTGGCCGTCGGATCGCTGCTCGTGGATCCCGTAGATCTGCTTGGTCCGGACAGAAAGGGCAAAGCAGTGGCCGTAACTCACGTGTACGGAGACATGCTTTGGGCTCACGGATCCAAGACGACTCTGCCGAAGGCTACAGAAGCAGAAGACAGTGACGAAGGAGAGGAGGTTGAGGGAGATGGAAGCAAGGAGgaaggggagggagaggacgaAGTTGCGGAACTTGAGAAGGAAACAACGGGAGAAGACGCGGCAGCGCAGCAGACAGATGACGTAGTTGAGGTATTTGCGAAAACATAGATTCCTTCTCATGCTAATAAGTAGCATCGAAGGTTTATGTTTATTAAATTTCAAGACCTAAGTTCAAAGGGCGGTTAAGAGAATTTGGATGGTGCAGAAACATAAAATGAAGAAACTTTAAAAACCCGCAAGAACATTTTTTTATGTGACAGACTGTGCGTGTGCAGATGCAGACAGAGATTTTTTTCTCGCATAATGAACAAACTTTTTGTACGAAAAATATTCGTTCAGCGAGCATgttaattatgcgagtaaataccaTACATATCCGGGTAGAGGTTTCACATTCAAAAAAAGCTTCAAGAAACAGGCACTGTCAGTTCAAATTAGTCCTgatgttacctacatgacaggAACAATATATCTTCTTCTCTGCAGGAAGAAGACATGGACGCGTTACTGGAAGCCTGCGTGATGTCGGCGCTCAGTcggaaaccaaaactgccaatGTTAACGAGTACTTTCTACTCCGGCCACGTGCTGCCTTCAGTCCCACCTGGAAGGACCCTCGACATTAAAAAAACAGCGCACAAGAAGCTGACCCCATACCTTGCCCAACTGCAGAGGGTATGTTAGATTACAGCAAGACCCCAActgttcatcatcatcatcatcatcatcatcgaaacTCGATCAGATATTGAGAGTTCCTAAACTGTTCCAGGAAGGACTTCTAGAAGTGAAAGAACTGAGCCCTGGGGTGCAGAGCATTGTATCTGTGAACGCTGGACACCCCTTGTTGAGGGGTGCCAACATACTCCCCTTGGTAGTCAACGCCCCCGAAGAGACGGGGCCTCGGTACACATTCCCTACGGTCAGGGAGATGAGGACCGTGACGGCGGCCGTACTGCCCCTGTTTCGGGGGTACAGGTGGGATCTGTTTTCGGAGACATATAATCTGACAATGACGCTGCTATTACACACTTAAGGCGAGAGTGTGGACCCAAAGCAAACCTAAGATAAGATAAGACAAGATAAGGTAGGAGAGCCAGAATTACCACGCCAAATATTAGTTTCTGTTTGTACCCAGTTGCTTACAACAAGTGATAGTCAAGTATCTTGAACCGCTAAATAAATAATAGTCGTATGAATTTAAAGTTTTTAAAGGGCTATGTATTTATAATAATTTGCTAACAAAAATTAACATAATATAATACGCTGCCAGTGACAGCACTGTCACTGTCAGCGGATTCCAGTTTTTGCTCTGCGAGGCATTTTTTGTAAATCTAAGGTGCCTCTAATAATTCAGTCACACACCCTTGTGACAACTGCAAGGTCCGCCTGTACGTAACGTATAGTCACATTACAGAACACAGTGCAATCAAGACTGGATGTGCACTTGTGGCCTGTTTTTCGAATTTGTCTCAAGAACTGCTAGGCTCCGCAGAATGAAATCCGCTATAGAATATCTCCAACGGATGGAGAGAAATTGTGCAGGAAAACTTGTACTGACACGTAATAGGGAACTGAGAGGCTCATGGAGACAAGGAAGACAACAGACAACAGATCATGAGATCTTCCCCATTATGTAGAATATCTCACTCGATGTAGAATATCTCAAAACCAGTTTCCCACACTGCACTGTGCAAAGAGTTTACAGTTAAGGAAGCATTTGAAGAGAAAACTTGTTTCAAGACTGGGTTCTGCTGAATACACATAGGATTAAGTGTGTCACACTGCCTTGCTTGATACTCGAAGTGAGCTCGCGTTTCACCTCAAGCGAAATGCTCTTTCTTGCAACTCTTTCAAAAACAAAACTTCCTTGCACAGCAAAGGTCATCCCTTGAGCATCGAAGAAGTGCGTAACATCGTGAAAAGTTACGTCAAAGCGAACGACGTACGGCTCACTGCTGACCGCAGGTACGACATCGCTTTCATACGGCTTCACCATGTCTGCGGTGCCGTACTCCGTACTGACCGGTACCGTAATAATTTCGTGCAGATCCGTCGTGCTCGACCCTGTGCTAACGGACGTGGCAACGACGCGCGACAATCGACCCGAGACGCTCGCGTGGGAAGAGCTCTTCCAGAAGATCCTCTCACGCATGCAGTACGCTCACGAGATTACGTTTCCTGGAGAGAAGCCACAGGTGCGCAAGGGGGCGTTGGAGCCCATCACGGTGTCCGTCGCGCAAAGGACGGGGAACAAGAAGGTGACGCTGGTCGAGGGGCTCGAAACGTATGGGATTGATCCGCATCAACTTGCTCATGAGGTGTGTTTCTGCTGTTGTTCAACTTACTTGAGAGGAGAACC from Ornithodoros turicata isolate Travis chromosome 4, ASM3712646v1, whole genome shotgun sequence encodes the following:
- the LOC135390702 gene encoding eukaryotic translation initiation factor 2D-like, giving the protein MFLKQFRVKSNVRMKSSDRKKLRGLIETRYVHLSPEEVSLLCPLKEDIIQLKLTCHGGAAVTAYLIGNDPMLFELIGERLFPTVYALWRVPSLLPHITTWTNVFERLAGGADLMAPGIVRSCLDGAKTGDPVAIRLTSSGDSAVAVGSLLVDPVDLLGPDRKGKAVAVTHVYGDMLWAHGSKTTLPKATEAEDSDEGEEVEGDGSKEEGEGEDEVAELEKETTGEDAAAQQTDDVVEEEDMDALLEACVMSALSRKPKLPMLTSTFYSGHVLPSVPPGRTLDIKKTAHKKLTPYLAQLQREGLLEVKELSPGVQSIVSVNAGHPLLRGANILPLVVNAPEETGPRYTFPTVREMRTVTAAVLPLFRGYSKGHPLSIEEVRNIVKSYVKANDVRLTADRRSVVLDPVLTDVATTRDNRPETLAWEELFQKILSRMQYAHEITFPGEKPQVRKGALEPITVSVAQRTGNKKVTLVEGLETYGIDPHQLAHEVQVGVAASTAVNPAARGGQQVLVQGNQVLFLERLLTGPAYGVHRKYIKGLENAPKKKKK